The following nucleotide sequence is from Psilocybe cubensis strain MGC-MH-2018 chromosome 13, whole genome shotgun sequence.
gagaaaaggaggagataAGGATGTTGTGTCAATTGGACATGCCAGTCAAGTCGTACCTGGTTGATTGTATACTCAAACTTTACGGTCATCGTCTATGAGTTCAAGCACACGGTTGTTAGGGAAGCTACGCACGAGGTATACACAGACTGAACCGAGGAAGAAATCAGTGCGTCACGTATTAGAACGTAGTCCATAGTAAAAAAAACGTACAGAGCGGAAGCATGTATTTGGTCAGAAGGGGTTTTGCTAATCGCCATTTGTCACTGGCCGATAGAGCGATGCCTCGCTTGGGGCCTGAAGGTAAGgttccttcttcctctccatcttcgtcttcagcAGTAGCTAGAGGAGTGTACGGAAGTGTGGAAATGGCTGGCGCAGAAGGATCCATCGTATCTTCGAACGCGGGAGTGACAGCATATAGGAACATTGATGGATTtgggagaaggaaaaagtAGGTGATGGGTATTATGCATGGCATTACCTACACGGGCCATAAGGTGAGTGTGACGAAGATAGTGGCGGCTACACCTACCGATGACAGACCAACTCCAGTCCGCACCCCTAGACCTCTTAGTTCCCACCAAAGGAAGGCGCCAACTAACCCTGCTGCTCCAGTACCAGATGCGAAGTATCTAGACGTCCAGATCAGAACATATTTATTAGACGACAGGAGGAAAGAGTGCAACTTGCCCTACGCTATGGCCAGCTACAGGTGGAGGTGCATATGTCGTTGATAATTGAAGAAAGGTTAATTCTCCCAGACCTGTGGTCAAAAATTAGCCGTTGAGCTCGGAAGGTGAGGAATAGGATAGGGGGGTCAGAGCTGGAAGTTTTGACTCCTTTGGAAAACAGATTGGGCGTTAGGAGCAATAGCCTATTCCTAACACTCTTTCGGATGCTAGACGCCCCTGAACTTGGGATCATAGTCGTTGAACCCACTAGGACGAATTGCCACCTCCTGGAGGTTTTGGTTGACGAGTGTTTCCAACTGAGAGGCCATCAAATCCACCAATCGTTGATGAAGTCACTACTTCGCCCCCTTCCTCTTTCTGATAAAGTTTACTACCTGAGGAAAATGAGGCCAATCCAATTCCCAGCAAACGCATGTATAGGCTGTCAAAAAGCGCAACGACCTGATATGTGACATCATTGGGAACGATATGGGCCCCATGTGTCACAGGACTCACCAACATACCCAAAGTACTCAACAAGCAGCATCCAAGCAGGCGTTTCGTGTAGCGGATCCGACCTTTGAGGAGATATGGCCAGCTGATTTTGGCGAAAAGTGAAGGAGCGATATTGCAAAATGCGATTATTCCCTTGGGTGTCGCAGGAGGGACAAGGTCTAACGCCGCAGATAGTATTATAACGTAGAGTACTGTGAAAACGTCAGAAAGAACAAATGGATAGTTGTACAGGACAAACCGTTGTTTATCAGGCCAAATaggaaaaatgaaaaaccAAGCTTTCTCAAGAGTGTTCGTTCTCGTCCTTCAAGAAGTTTAGCAGTGACTGGTCTGGAGAACTGATTGACAAAAGCCACCTTTATCTTGATTCTCTTCTCCCCGATCTTCTTCGTCGGACTCAGGCTCTTCCCTCGTTATGATGGTGGCCAATGAACCAGACCCGAATGGCGGATGGTTTGGAGGCATGCTTCCGACTACTGATGAGGTTTCAGTTGAAGGGGGATATGAATGAGCCAGATTTTGAATTTAAGTTTTATGGAATACACATCAGAGTAATACCGAAAAGATGAGAGCTCCGCAACGGTGATAATGGTCGTTGACTCTTAAGAATGTAGAACACAGATGTTGAGCAACATGCATGGGGTTCGTGGGAATCACAAACACGTGCCGTTTTGATGGTATGACTTAACAGTTTTAAAGGAACCCCCGAAGGTGTCTGAAGTCTCAAATTCTCTGGATGATAGATATGTTGCTACTGCATTTTGAATATATTCCGCTATATCTATTAGAActatatttttgtttttaaaATGTTTAAATCTTGTTTCAAACCTCGGTAACTTGAGGGAAATTTTGTAAATAATTTCCATACATTTGAGCCGACCAATTACTCTTCAACTCAAGTACGACTGTGTGAATGGTCAGTCACAGAGATACTTTGCACATTCCTAGGTCTAAAAGTTAGAGTACAATAGGAAAAATGTATAGGGTAGAATTTATCGTACAGGACGAACAAAAGACATTATATGGAGAGATGAATATGCTCTTGCATAACCAACTTCGGCATAGATGCACATGTACTCCCAGTTTCTTTTGAAAGCGGCAAtagcttcatcaaaattgagcTCTTGATGCTTTGCTCTGAGCTTGTCGACCAAGTCATCATTCCACTTTGCATGTAAGCGCCTATATATTTCAGTTCATACAAGGCTGTGGTACTTATCAGGAATTAGTAAGACACTACCTCTTCCAGTCTCACAGAGTGCGGGGGTAATCTACGCATTTCAAGTGAGAAAATTTACACCAATAGTAGTAAATACCTACGTGTTCCGTAATCTACAGCACTTTCCAGGCAAAGTCTGCCACTCGTCGCCGATGTCGCAATGGAAATGAAAGTCTCCGTCCAACACAATATTGATCCAGTCCTAGCATTTTATTCGGTCAAa
It contains:
- a CDS encoding Protein BTN1; protein product: MPPNHPPFGSGSLATIITREEPESDEEDRGEENQDKGRERTLLRKLGFSFFLFGLINNVLYVIILSAALDLVPPATPKGIIAFCNIAPSLFAKISWPYLLKGRIRYTKRLLGCCLLSTLGMLVVALFDSLYMRLLGIGLASFSSGLGELTFLQLSTTYAPPPVAGHSVGYFASGTGAAGLVGAFLWWELRGLGVRTGVGLSSVMPCIIPITYFFLLPNPSMFLYAVTPAFEDTMDPSAPAISTLPYTPLATAEDEDGEEEGTLPSGPKRGIALSASDKWRLAKPLLTKYMLPLFCVYLVRSFPNNRVLELIDDDRKGISPTLLYPVPTSEGHWLLSKIIHSVRDYYPLWQLVYQATVFLSRSSISLGLPALPTQLLPLPAIIQFILLLLLGYESAVGFFGDERESMSVFLVFLLVSLEGICGGLAYVNVFYRINHEPPDPTTNNDIEQTRQEREFKIGSIGFSDGTGILLASILAVPTEIELCKAQVGRGKLLCKGL